From the genome of Chaetodon trifascialis isolate fChaTrf1 chromosome 4, fChaTrf1.hap1, whole genome shotgun sequence:
TTATAATAGTTGCAGACAACTGTGATGAGATGTGTGAATGAACTACCTGCTgtcttgtcttcttttttgATGAAGGGGCTCACTGTGACTTTCAACAGTCACATTATCCACTTAGGGGAGACTGTCTCCCTCTAGAGGCCAATTCAGTGAAAAGCACTTCAAAATTCAGGACATGAGAACTCAAATACATAAATAGATAAACAATAAGATGCCCTTACTTACACTGTAGATTGTGTGCTTGAGCTTCTGTTTCACCTCAGCTGTAAGTTTAGGTAAACGTTTTCTAGAAATGATCccagctgtttgttttaatattcattttttttttttttttataaaatttATCGTCTGAGGACAAACTTTTATTATCCATGGCTGGAATATGTTTGTATGAAGCGAAAGCTTTTTCAAATGTGatctcaaaacaaaatgtaaaggCTTCTACATATGAATtagaccactagagggcagtaaACACAGTATGTTTATGTACAGAtgaaatttcattttcagtttgtgaaGCATGTTTTCAAATAAATGACTGAGTCAGTGAATGTGTCACACATGTCAAGATCCTTACTGTAAATGCAGATAGATGACATGTACTCAATGTGCTAAAGTATGAaatatgtgtttgatttttttaactgtatttgtTCACAACCAGGTATGTTTCAATGGATAAAGTGCAGAGTGTAATgggcacaaagaaaacacatcaaagcaaaGACACCTCTatatatatttctgtgtgtgtttgtacagtaatTAAGTCCAGCAGACCTTAAAGAAATGGACAGAATAATTCATTGATGCCATGCATATGACAAACACAACAGATCAGCACCttaaaaatgaccacaaagtcAAATCAGaagtatttcctgtttgtatttCAGGTGTTCCTGTTTATATGTCCACTCGTGTAGGAGTACAGAATAAATTATGGTCATGAAGTTACTACATGAAATAACATGACATGTCTGCCATGTTTTAGCTTTCATTATTGCTTAATTTTAAGACTTAATTCATGCTAAATATGATGGGCCACAATGATCTGTATGTGAATAATAATGTGTAAAGATGAAGGTCAATTTAACCTGTAAGAGCTCTTTAATTTTCCTTTGACACAGCATCCATCATGCGGCCactccactctcctctcctctgagagTTCAGGGCAGCAGTGTGTCGGTCTATGGGAGActcctgttttatttacatcCGCTGAGGAGGACAACACTGTCTCCTGTTTTGATTTGTCGCGGTCTGACTGAAGACTGAGGTCAGTGAGGGTGCAGgtcagaaaacactgaggtttgttttgcatttgtatttgttgcTGCTCATATATATTCAGACTATTTAAGTTTATCTTTCCTCTTTTGTAGTTGTCTCCTGCCTTTTTCATCCTTCTTAACAAAATTTGCAAAGTGTCAATCAACCATTAGCTGAATTCTAGGAAATGGTTTTGCTGATCCAAAAAGGTTTAATACACTTGCTATTTTTCTCCAGTATGTCTGTCCCTCATATGCCCACCAAGCTGCTGCAGATCTCATGTCAGACTCTCATCTTggtttgtgcagaaattcttaCGCTCCTTTCAGTCACTTCTCTGAGTTCATCACTGCAGGAGCTGCAATAACAGATGCCAGTAAGCAGAGTATTTAGAGGGTAAAACCACAGCAGATATGAAAGGAAGGAAACTGTTTCGGTGTCAGGAAAGCCCTAATTACTGGAGCACTGCTGGTATTTTTAGGACAACGGGATCCACTTtgtcacaaaaacagcagctttattgGGATATAGAACCTAAAATGAACAAAACCATATCTAATGTGGGTTAATGGGGTTAatatttgtttatatatatatatatatatatatatatataagctaCCTGGAAGAGTATAGAGTTAGAATTAACTCCACCTTTAAACATTCAAGTAATGAGCACATTAATGCTTCAATAACTATAATCCATCAATATAACGTATGTTATTCTGAGCTGGACcattctgcagaatgagtacttaACTTAGTACTTTAAGGAtgttttgatgctaatactttaGTTTTATTTGCAGAAGTTCACAGAAAAACTATGATAATGTATCATTTCATATATAATGAAAAAGTCAATAtgaattattacattatttgCAGTGCAGTGATTTGCAGAAATTAACATGTAATGatttcttacacacacacacacacacacacacacacacacacacacacacacacacacacaaataattttAACACAGTGTGTAATATAAtaatgtaaagaaaacaaattccttttatttttcttttcaaaatgtaCATACATGTTTCAAACTGGCACATAACAATAAAATCAACCAATCTGAAACAGAAAGCTTTAGTCATATGATAACAACATACACAAATAAATGTATATTAACACCAGTGTGAAACTGCGGAGGTAAAGGTAACGATTTGTGTGCCAAAGCAAACTGTAAAAGTACAGAAATGTTGCTGCAGAGGGTCAAAACTTTACATCGACTCTGTAACTTATTATTATACAGTGAAGTGTTCTTCATTGCTACTTGTGAAGAGTTAAACCAGGATTTCATATTTATACAAACAGCCTGAAAAAGCTTATTGTGTGTAAACTGAAGTTATCTGAAAACTGAATCTTTATTCATatttgaaagaaaacagctgacagcagcagatattCCTGACTAATAGCACCcaagtaacaaacaaacatacagtgaAACAGAAGAATTCAGCaaacaagctaaaaaaaaatacgGGCCTCAGAGTCGTAACACACAGTCTGATCTGCTGTGTAATCCTGGTTACTGTCTTCATGTTCAGGATTTATAATCCTGCAGTGGGACATTTCCTCCGCGCTGAACCATCAACCTGCTCCAGGTGGTAAATGCACTGTTGGACTGACTATATCAAGGCCTCTCCTGGCCTCCACCCAACTCTCCTCCACTACACGTAGTTGGACTTTTGGTTGGTGGTGTGGAAGAGGTGGTTTTCGCTTATGGACTCTCTCGATGAAGACCGCGAGCACCTCCGACAGCTCAAGAAAGCACCGCCCGCCATAGTGAGGAGGCCGCCACCCCAGCTGACAAACACCGCCTTCCCGAACtcaaagctgcagagaaaaaccaCCACAAACGTTTAGATGCACATGTGTCACACAACCCACTGCATGTAAtcccaccgtgtgtgtgtgtgtgtgtgtgtgtgtgtgtgtgtgtgtgtgtgtgtacctctccAGACGGTGAGATTTATGGAAGGTCTGAACAATCATTGTGACATACCAGGAGGTTATGATGAGGGTCAATAAGcctgaacagacaaaacacaccaTGTTGCTCATTTAAAGGGGTTTGACTGAATATCGTTGAACAAATGCAGAGAGCAAAGACGGAGGACAAACAGGTTAAACGAATGACGAGGATCCTCCTTTATGACCGTACTGCTCCATTTGATTCACCTTACTTTCCCAGGCTTATTTTAGAGAATTTCCCGAGGTTGGAGTTGTGAAAAGATTGAGAAACTGTTTATGACAAAAGTATTTTCTTCCCCCAAAATAATCTTTCCataatctttcttttttcatctgtgaGACAGGTGATGCTAAATGCAAACTTTTCTGAGTTCTCACCTTTTTATTAATCTgtcaaaaaaaggtgaaaaaagcgTCAGGTGATATTCTAGCTACCTAATGAACAGTCTTTCTAACATTTGGTTGATGTTGTGAAAAGGTCTATTTTGACACAATGATCTTCTTTTAAAACTAAGTAGTTTTGTTCCCAAAACTGAAAAAGTCACctaaatctaaaaataatagtgttgacttttggtttcataCTTAACATGAGTCCCGATCTCCTGAGTGAAAGTCCTGTtcgacccatccatccaccacaACCTCCtctccacatgtgctttgttgCTCTTTATGCTACATCGCCTGACTTCCCAAAGCCTTTCTGGCTGACTAAGAATTTAATTTCTCACTTGCCTCTCGGGCCTTCTGTCATGTGGACATTATGTTTGACATATCCAGTCTGAGCGCCTGTGAAAGCAGATTCTGCTGCCGCTGAACTCACCTGCAACCATGAACATGATTCCTCCGATCACTGCAGTTGTGCCTTTGCTCTCAGGCTTTCCATCCATGAAGCGGGTGCACTTCATCCCCACTGTGGAGACCAACACCGCAACAGTGGAGAGGAAGATGCTGAGCAGCATCACGGCCCTGGTAGCCTGGACCTCAGCTACAGGAGCAGAAGTGGGGATGTTGGTACACATATGCTGTAAACTTCTCATTGATACAGTTTGTAGTTGCTGGACATGATCACTGTCTTTCTATGAGAGGATGAATGTCGCACGTGTTGCTGAATGTATTGcaattcagtgtgtttctggttTGCCATTTGAATTTTGTCAATACATAAAATTGtcaaaaataaagctgaaatgtgCTCAcgacaataaaaaataaattcctATATGAACATCAGACTGGTGCCATAAAGTCAGATGAGGTCAATCCAAACATCACAACGAAGACACTTCTGGATAATTATAGTAACTTATAGTCAGTGGAAGGAATTTCTTCAAGCAGTGTCTGGCTTTCAGAGGAGATGCAGACGCAGACTTACTTGGCAGCTTCAGGAGGGACTGGTGAGGTTCACAGGTTGTTCTCTCGTTGCCACTGCAGCTCATCCACAAGCCCTCGTAGATGCGGTGCGTCTTGCCCTGCGACTGCTTCTTCCATTCAA
Proteins encoded in this window:
- the LOC139330149 gene encoding claudin-19, whose product is MASSGLQLLGFLLSLVGLAATLAATFMVEWKKQSQGKTHRIYEGLWMSCSGNERTTCEPHQSLLKLPTEVQATRAVMLLSIFLSTVAVLVSTVGMKCTRFMDGKPESKGTTAVIGGIMFMVAGLLTLIITSWYVTMIVQTFHKSHRLESFEFGKAVFVSWGGGLLTMAGGAFLSCRRCSRSSSRESISENHLFHTTNQKSNYV